The Deltaproteobacteria bacterium nucleotide sequence GAAGTCAGCGTAAAGAGCCAGTAACACAGGTAAGCCGATAGAATCATGAAGGCCCCCTGGGCGATAAAAATGATCTGCATGGATCCAAAAATAAGACTGAGGCCAATGGCCGCAATCCCATACATACTCCCGAAAAGGATCCCGTTAATTAAAACCTGCCAGAATATTAGTCCGCTCATCATTTAGAGGTTCATCCCCAAATAAGCCTTTTGAAAATCCGGATTGGACAACAGATCCGTTCCTTGACCTTCTAAGGTCAACTTTCCGGTCTGAAGGACATACACATAACTGGCAATCTGCAAGGTTTGATAGACATTCTGTTCAACCAGAATAATGGTCATCCCTCTTTGGTTCAGGGTTTGGATGGTCTCAAACATCAGTTTTACTACCAGAGGGGCCAAGCCCAAAGAAGGTTCATCCAACAAAAGCAGCGTCGGCCGGGCCATAATAGCCCGTCCGATGGCCAGCATCTGCTGTTCCCCGCCGCTTAAGGAGCCGGCAGGTTGCCCAGTCCTTGCTTTTAACTTGGGAAAAAGGCTGAACACTTCTTTTAAAGATTCTTCCCGAAGAGAAGGATTTTTTTGAAGAAAGGCCCCCAACTCCAGATTTTCCAAAACCGTTAATTTTGAAAACAGCCGGCGGCCCTCCGGCACATGGGAAATGCCTAAGGATACGATGTCCTCGGGTTTACGCCGAATCAGGGGCTGCCCCATAAAGGCGACCTCTCCTTGACGGGGAAGGATTACTCCGGAGATCGTTTTCAAAATAGTGGTTTTGCCGGCTCCGTTGGAGCCTACCAAGGCCACAATCGCCCCTTTATCCACCTTAAAACTGAAGTTCCAGATGGCTTGAGCATCCCCGTAAAGGACCTCTAAGTCCGTCACTTTAAGCAAGGGATTTGCCAAAGTAGGCCTCGATCACCAAAGGATTATTCAGAATTTCATCGGGTTTTCCATCGGCGATTTTTTGTCCGTAATCCAAAACCGCCACCCGGTCACATAAATGGAAGATGGCCTCCATTTTATGCTCCACCCATAAGATCGCCAAATTCCGCTCCTCTCTGGCTTTATTGATTACCTGCAGCATTTTCATGGTTTCGGAAAGATTAAGACCGGCCATAGGTTCATCCAGTAAAGTAATCGACGGCCCGGAAGCCAAGGCCCTGGCCACTTCCAGAAGCCGCCTTTCCGAGAGGGTCATTTTGCCGGTTATCTCATCCTTTTTTTCTGCCATTTCCACCAATTCGAGGGATTCCAGGGCCATTCTTCTGGCTTCCTGGCCCTTTAATTTGTGACCATAAATGGCTCCAACCAAAACATTCTCTAAGGCCGTCATACTCAAAAAGACCTTGACCAACTGAAAAGTTCGGGAAACACCTAAGCGGCAGATCCGATGGGATGGGTAGCCGGATATCTTTTTCCCTTTTAAGGTAATGTGCCCTCCGTCAGGCTTATAAATTGAAGTGATGATATTAAACAACGTTGATTTGCCTGCCCCGTTGGGACCGATGAGCCCGACAATCTCCCGTTCATGTACAGACAGATCTATATTGGACAGGACCAAAAGCCCTCCAAAGCTCTTCTGAATGCCTTCCAGACGAAGGACTTCTCTTTGATTATTCACGGATGTCATTTGAATTAAAAATGAAAATTTTTAAAGACGATTTTATAGGCTTGCAATAAATATTCCCAGGGGGTCTTACTAAATAATATAAAAAGATATCAATAAGTTAATAGAATAAATGCAAAATCCCGAAGCGTTACCTTATGAAACATAAAAAATCAAGGGATCTGGTTCATGGAAGCATATAGGTAAGTTATTCAAATAGGTTAGCATTTTAATGGTTCAATAAGTTACACAAAAACTATTTGTGTAAGAGAGAAACGCTCTGATAGTCATCAATTTTCAATCCCGAACTTTTCTATTTTTTCATAAAGGGCCTTTCGGGAGATTCCCAAGAGCTTAGCGGCCAAGGTTTTATTTCCCAGGCATTTTATCAGGGTCCTCTGGATCAGTTCCCGTTCCATGTCTTTTATCTTCATTCCCGGCTGGGAAAGGTCCGCAAGCTGGATCTGTTCCCCCTCAAAGCCCTCTTTTCGAATCTTGGGGGTAAATTTTTCCGAGAGGTCGAAAGACAGGATTTGGGGTCCCCGGCAAAGAATTACAGCCCGGGCCAGGCAGTTCTCTAATTCTCTGATATTTCCGGGCCAGGGATGGCGCATTAAAATTTCCATAGCCATTGGTTCGATACCTTCAACGGTTTTCTTATATTGTTGGGCGTAGTGTTGAATAAAATGGTTGACCAAAAGAGGGATATCTTGTCGCCTTTCCCTCAAGGGAGGTAAGGTAAGGGCGATCACCTCGATCCGATAAAAGACGTCACTCAAAAAACGACCGGCCAGTATTTCTTTAGGCAGGTTTCGATTCGTGGCCGTTATAAGCCGGACATCCACGCTCCGCACATCTAAACCTCCGACGGGTTCAAAAGTTCTTTCCTGCAAAAATCGAAGAAGTTTAGCCTGAAGATTCAAACTCATCTGGCCGATCTCATCAATAAACAGGGTTCCCCCGTCAGCCAATTCAAGACGTCCTTTTTTATCCACCAAGGCTCCGGTAAAGGCCCCCTTCCGGTAACCAAAGAGTTCAGCTTCCAACAAGCTCTCTGTCAGGGCCGCCGAATTGATACAGACCATGTTGCGGTCCCGACGAAG carries:
- a CDS encoding ABC transporter ATP-binding protein, whose protein sequence is MLKVTDLEVLYGDAQAIWNFSFKVDKGAIVALVGSNGAGKTTILKTISGVILPRQGEVAFMGQPLIRRKPEDIVSLGISHVPEGRRLFSKLTVLENLELGAFLQKNPSLREESLKEVFSLFPKLKARTGQPAGSLSGGEQQMLAIGRAIMARPTLLLLDEPSLGLAPLVVKLMFETIQTLNQRGMTIILVEQNVYQTLQIASYVYVLQTGKLTLEGQGTDLLSNPDFQKAYLGMNL
- a CDS encoding ABC transporter ATP-binding protein, with amino-acid sequence MTSVNNQREVLRLEGIQKSFGGLLVLSNIDLSVHEREIVGLIGPNGAGKSTLFNIITSIYKPDGGHITLKGKKISGYPSHRICRLGVSRTFQLVKVFLSMTALENVLVGAIYGHKLKGQEARRMALESLELVEMAEKKDEITGKMTLSERRLLEVARALASGPSITLLDEPMAGLNLSETMKMLQVINKAREERNLAILWVEHKMEAIFHLCDRVAVLDYGQKIADGKPDEILNNPLVIEAYFGKSLA
- a CDS encoding sigma-54-dependent Fis family transcriptional regulator, whose protein sequence is MRKKRILVVDDQSYTLKVLEAILINDGFEVLKALNGDQALALFRDPGGIDLILADLKMPGIDGMELFRKIKAIEGDFPFVIMTAHGTIQSAVQAMKEGVTNYLIKPLNYEEMNLIIQRALREREMTQELASLRREIQEKYSFQNIIGTSPKMKEIFEMVQTVSPIDATILIQGETGTGKELLARAIHSLSLRRDRNMVCINSAALTESLLEAELFGYRKGAFTGALVDKKGRLELADGGTLFIDEIGQMSLNLQAKLLRFLQERTFEPVGGLDVRSVDVRLITATNRNLPKEILAGRFLSDVFYRIEVIALTLPPLRERRQDIPLLVNHFIQHYAQQYKKTVEGIEPMAMEILMRHPWPGNIRELENCLARAVILCRGPQILSFDLSEKFTPKIRKEGFEGEQIQLADLSQPGMKIKDMERELIQRTLIKCLGNKTLAAKLLGISRKALYEKIEKFGIEN